A single Paraburkholderia sp. FT54 DNA region contains:
- a CDS encoding LysR family transcriptional regulator, translating into MRFDIETLRLFIFTIEGGSISAASERGSVVVSAVSRRISELERAAGTPLLHRRSRGVEPTPAGLALYRRAKIVMGHLQEIENEMGQHRDGVRGLVRLSVNLTAMAHYLPKALKSFVDRFPEVQIGLVERLSDQVSRDVLSGDADVGICAASGIDESLSERPFRTDRLVLITPADHPLGRRESVKFAETLDYEHVGMQDGASILALATQAAKAVGRPMRLAIQVTNFEAIRNMVIAGLGIAIIPEIALAERDHADYVKVRLDEQWAGRQLKLLFKPTAPLPIAAMHLLDHLCTKGGKPETGSDPMV; encoded by the coding sequence TGCGTTTCGATATTGAGACTTTACGGCTCTTTATTTTTACGATTGAAGGAGGCAGTATTTCCGCCGCTTCCGAGCGGGGGAGTGTTGTGGTATCCGCTGTCAGTCGCCGCATCTCGGAGTTGGAGCGGGCCGCCGGAACGCCGTTGCTGCATCGCCGTAGCCGCGGCGTCGAGCCGACGCCCGCGGGCCTCGCGCTATATCGGCGGGCGAAGATCGTCATGGGCCATTTGCAGGAAATCGAAAATGAAATGGGCCAGCATAGAGACGGAGTGCGAGGGTTGGTGCGGCTGTCCGTCAACCTGACGGCAATGGCGCATTATTTGCCGAAGGCGCTCAAATCGTTTGTCGATCGCTTTCCCGAGGTTCAGATCGGGCTGGTTGAACGTCTCAGCGACCAGGTATCGCGGGACGTACTCAGCGGTGATGCGGATGTAGGCATATGCGCAGCATCAGGCATCGACGAAAGCCTGTCTGAACGACCTTTTCGCACTGATCGACTCGTGTTGATCACGCCAGCGGACCATCCCCTGGGTCGACGCGAAAGCGTGAAATTCGCAGAGACCCTCGACTACGAGCACGTTGGCATGCAAGACGGTGCGTCCATTCTTGCCCTTGCTACCCAGGCGGCGAAAGCGGTGGGGCGTCCAATGCGACTGGCCATTCAGGTCACAAACTTCGAGGCGATTCGCAATATGGTGATTGCCGGACTGGGAATTGCCATCATCCCGGAGATCGCACTCGCCGAACGGGATCATGCCGACTATGTGAAAGTGAGGCTCGACGAACAGTGGGCGGGGCGGCAGCTCAAGCTATTATTCAAACCCACCGCGCCCTTGCCGATAGCGGCCATGCACCTTCTCGATCACCTCTGTACGAAAGGCGGCAAACCAGAGACAGGCTCGGATCCAATGGTGTGA